In Halostagnicola kamekurae, the following are encoded in one genomic region:
- a CDS encoding MFS transporter, whose amino-acid sequence MKQHRTISLVFLWQLAASICYYAVFAATPFFRDEFGLTGTTVGFAVTMLTLGYAVFLLPFGAITDRYGERRILTAGLIGLAGGSLLVSFAGSYMMLLAGVFVLGSLYGTAMPGTNKAIFGNISVDRQNLATGIKQVGVTAGSGLSAVLLTNVAEIAFWEVGFYLAAAIALGVAIVFAISYTPSNEDRTTEFPSFRVLFRNRPYRSLCIAGWFLGAALFTTVGYTIIYLNESLGLSVVVSGLVLAGLQVSGSVGRIVTGWLSDTLPGEPRRRIGKILAVQAVGSTVLFGGVAFVEQRLAAIVVFVALGFFILGFTGVYYSCLATLVPNTKMGGATAGGQLALTSGALLAPPTFGFIAERFGYRMSWLLLAGLSFLSLLFVVRVIVTPPPKTSQSSKTTCTSPCDD is encoded by the coding sequence ATGAAACAACACCGAACGATATCACTTGTCTTCCTGTGGCAACTCGCCGCGAGCATCTGTTACTACGCCGTGTTCGCCGCAACGCCGTTTTTCCGTGACGAGTTCGGTCTTACTGGAACAACAGTCGGGTTCGCGGTCACGATGCTCACATTGGGATATGCGGTGTTTCTGCTCCCGTTCGGAGCGATTACGGATCGCTACGGCGAACGCCGGATCCTCACTGCTGGCCTCATTGGTCTCGCAGGGGGATCTCTGCTTGTTTCGTTTGCGGGTTCGTACATGATGCTGCTAGCTGGTGTCTTCGTGCTTGGCTCGCTTTACGGTACGGCGATGCCTGGGACGAATAAGGCAATCTTCGGAAATATTTCTGTCGACCGGCAGAATCTCGCCACGGGCATCAAGCAGGTCGGGGTCACTGCCGGGAGCGGACTGAGTGCGGTTCTCCTTACCAACGTGGCCGAGATCGCATTCTGGGAGGTGGGGTTTTATCTCGCTGCCGCGATCGCGCTCGGTGTGGCTATAGTCTTCGCCATCTCCTATACCCCTTCCAATGAGGACCGTACGACCGAGTTCCCCAGCTTTCGCGTCTTGTTTCGAAACCGACCGTATCGGTCGCTCTGCATAGCGGGGTGGTTCCTCGGTGCGGCACTGTTTACGACCGTTGGTTATACGATCATCTACCTCAACGAGTCCCTCGGGCTATCGGTCGTCGTGAGCGGCTTGGTCCTCGCGGGACTACAGGTGTCGGGAAGTGTCGGTCGGATCGTCACTGGCTGGTTAAGCGACACCCTGCCAGGTGAGCCGCGCCGACGGATCGGAAAGATTCTAGCAGTTCAAGCTGTTGGGAGCACTGTACTGTTCGGTGGGGTCGCGTTTGTTGAGCAGCGTCTCGCGGCGATAGTAGTATTCGTGGCCCTCGGGTTCTTCATTCTCGGATTCACCGGCGTTTACTACTCCTGTCTTGCAACGCTCGTCCCGAATACGAAGATGGGCGGTGCGACTGCTGGCGGCCAGTTAGCGCTCACTTCCGGGGCTCTTCTTGCTCCACCCACGTTTGGATTCATTGCAGAGCGCTTCGGGTATCGGATGAGTTGGCTGCTACTTGCAGGACTGTCCTTTCTCTCATTGCTGTTTGTGGTTCGCGTTATCGTCACACCACCACCGAAGACTAGTCAAAGCAGCAAAACAACCTGCACCAGTCCGTGTGATGACTAA
- a CDS encoding SLC13 family permease: MIHGHLTEVQQRLGKFCLASLGTVLIAIAPTPEGLTLAGQYTLATMFFAGSLWVTGTMPLAVTALSIPVLLTGTGVYDEMDAALVGFADHLIFLFMAGFMLANAVQKYDIDRRIALYTMAKMGSSPRRLIGAVMIATAGLSMWVSNTATTAMMTPIAVGVLSQVLSRESTAAVGESSVKDISPESVADGGAIGASEDFTNMQIGMLLGTAYAASIGGVGTIIGTPPNAVLVGQLNATLGYEIGFVDWLLVGFPVVLVTLPLVWYLLTFVLYPPQIANVDDAQEQARLFLEEEDSLNSRGRRVAIIFATTAGLWVLGGLGAFLSPYLPEVWMTTLFGGSGMTVFGLEGHQGLLYYVMVGVMAIPALVLADTMEWDELVDIDWGTLLLFGGGIALARALAETGTTEWIANTVFSGLTGTPVVIIIATIVLLVVFLTEMTSNTATTSILVPILIGLGSVFAATLGMTDFKTAIFLSVAGTIAASFAFALPVATPPNAIVYGSGYIKQSHMLRTGIILNVIMTGVLTGLIWILFTFVWPHFLW, from the coding sequence ATGATACACGGCCACTTGACGGAAGTACAGCAGCGACTCGGAAAATTCTGCCTGGCATCTCTCGGGACAGTGCTCATCGCCATCGCTCCGACACCCGAGGGGCTCACGCTGGCTGGTCAATATACGCTCGCGACGATGTTTTTCGCGGGTTCGTTGTGGGTAACGGGAACAATGCCACTTGCGGTCACTGCGCTGTCAATTCCGGTGCTCCTCACTGGCACCGGTGTGTACGATGAGATGGATGCGGCACTCGTAGGGTTCGCAGATCACCTCATCTTCCTCTTCATGGCGGGATTCATGCTGGCAAACGCCGTCCAGAAGTACGACATTGACCGCCGGATTGCGCTGTACACGATGGCCAAGATGGGGAGTTCACCCCGTCGTCTGATTGGGGCCGTAATGATCGCGACCGCAGGACTGTCAATGTGGGTCTCGAACACGGCGACGACGGCGATGATGACGCCGATCGCTGTCGGGGTTCTCTCACAGGTTCTCAGTCGCGAGAGTACCGCCGCTGTCGGTGAATCAAGCGTGAAGGACATATCTCCGGAATCAGTCGCTGATGGTGGGGCGATCGGCGCTTCGGAGGACTTTACCAACATGCAGATCGGTATGTTGCTCGGGACGGCGTACGCTGCCAGCATCGGCGGCGTCGGAACAATAATTGGTACGCCGCCCAACGCCGTCCTCGTCGGACAGCTCAACGCCACGCTCGGATACGAGATCGGTTTCGTGGACTGGCTGCTGGTCGGATTCCCGGTGGTACTCGTTACGCTGCCGCTCGTCTGGTACCTCCTCACGTTCGTTCTGTACCCGCCACAGATCGCCAATGTCGACGATGCACAGGAACAGGCACGCCTATTCTTAGAAGAGGAGGACAGTCTCAACTCACGTGGGCGGCGGGTGGCGATCATCTTCGCTACCACGGCCGGTCTCTGGGTACTGGGTGGTCTTGGAGCGTTCCTGAGTCCGTATCTGCCGGAGGTGTGGATGACCACGCTCTTCGGCGGAAGCGGAATGACCGTCTTCGGCCTCGAAGGGCATCAGGGGCTCCTCTACTATGTGATGGTGGGTGTGATGGCGATTCCCGCACTCGTGTTGGCGGATACGATGGAGTGGGACGAACTCGTCGACATCGATTGGGGGACGCTCCTACTGTTTGGCGGCGGTATCGCGCTCGCGAGAGCCCTCGCGGAGACCGGTACGACGGAATGGATTGCTAACACGGTATTCAGTGGTCTCACCGGAACGCCTGTGGTAATCATTATCGCTACCATCGTGCTGCTTGTCGTCTTCCTCACTGAGATGACTTCGAACACCGCTACCACGAGTATCTTGGTGCCGATCCTCATTGGATTAGGAAGTGTTTTCGCGGCTACACTAGGTATGACGGACTTCAAGACTGCCATCTTCCTTTCTGTAGCTGGCACGATCGCGGCCAGTTTCGCGTTCGCTCTACCCGTTGCAACTCCGCCGAATGCGATCGTCTATGGGAGCGGCTATATCAAGCAGAGCCACATGCTCCGGACCGGGATCATCCTCAACGTTATCATGACTGGCGTGCTGACGGGACTGATCTGGATACTGTTCACGTTCGTCTGGCCGCACTTCCTCTGGTGA
- a CDS encoding tautomerase: protein MPLLQFDTSLSLSDKEKSSFAEQVMEFFTTEMATTSGHVAVSIRNRESADLHLGRAVEGPVLFLNADVRRGRSLDRKRAFALATMEYASNEFAIPDDNMKVVFTEHRGPEMMGVDRIGDEWNSE, encoded by the coding sequence ATGCCGCTATTACAATTCGACACCTCACTCTCATTATCCGACAAGGAGAAATCATCATTCGCCGAGCAGGTGATGGAGTTCTTCACGACCGAAATGGCGACAACCAGTGGCCACGTCGCGGTGTCCATTCGAAATCGCGAGTCTGCTGATCTGCATCTCGGGCGCGCAGTAGAGGGTCCCGTTCTGTTCCTCAACGCCGATGTCCGTCGAGGTCGGTCGTTGGACCGTAAACGTGCGTTCGCCCTCGCCACGATGGAATACGCCAGCAACGAGTTTGCTATCCCAGACGATAATATGAAAGTCGTATTCACTGAACATCGCGGGCCGGAAATGATGGGTGTAGATCGAATCGGCGACGAGTGGAACTCTGAATGA
- a CDS encoding ParA family protein codes for MIQTTDHGIDIVPSHNALANLDDLLDRVAQMANDMGEAFDPQTRLREVLVEFGVAEKYDVVIVDPSRIEGAGLYNAIGASGSLVVPAEATAKGSSQ; via the coding sequence TTGATCCAGACCACCGACCACGGGATCGATATCGTCCCATCGCACAACGCCCTCGCGAACCTCGATGATCTCCTCGACCGCGTCGCCCAGATGGCTAACGACATGGGCGAGGCGTTCGATCCCCAGACACGACTCCGTGAAGTACTGGTCGAGTTTGGCGTCGCGGAGAAGTATGATGTGGTCATCGTCGATCCGTCCCGGATCGAGGGCGCTGGCCTCTACAACGCGATCGGAGCGAGCGGCTCACTCGTCGTCCCGGCGGAAGCGACGGCAAAGGGAAGCAGTCAGTAG
- a CDS encoding NAD(P)-dependent oxidoreductase, with amino-acid sequence MSTNPDIVVLREGTEGLSMESYAEILRERLPDHTVALARTPKEEHELVPQARVVTGVTIDEALLEEADRLELFACTFAGTDHVPMDALADHGVAVTNAGGIHAPGIAEQTIANMLVFARNLHEGWRRKRNGEWRHFQSYEFTDSTVTVVGLGSIGQAVVKRLEGFEVETIGIRYTPEKGGPTDEVLGFDEDDVHEAFSRSDYVVLACPLNDLTRGLVDEDALATLPPNAVLVNAARGGIVDTDALVEALQFEGIRGAALDVTDPEPLPSDHELWDLENCLLTPHTGGHTPKHWDRLADIVATNVAALEDGEGDALENVVYSPE; translated from the coding sequence ATGAGCACGAACCCAGATATCGTCGTTCTACGGGAGGGGACGGAAGGACTGTCGATGGAATCGTACGCCGAGATCCTCCGCGAACGGTTGCCCGACCACACCGTCGCGCTCGCGCGGACGCCGAAGGAGGAACACGAACTCGTCCCGCAGGCGCGGGTCGTCACCGGGGTCACGATCGACGAGGCACTGCTCGAGGAAGCCGATCGGCTCGAGCTGTTCGCCTGTACGTTCGCCGGCACCGACCACGTCCCGATGGACGCGCTGGCCGACCACGGCGTCGCCGTGACGAACGCGGGCGGGATCCACGCGCCCGGAATCGCCGAGCAGACGATCGCCAACATGCTCGTCTTCGCGCGCAACCTCCACGAGGGCTGGCGGCGCAAGCGAAACGGCGAGTGGCGCCACTTCCAGTCGTACGAGTTCACCGACAGCACCGTAACGGTCGTCGGCCTCGGCTCCATCGGGCAGGCGGTCGTAAAGCGCCTCGAGGGCTTCGAGGTGGAGACGATCGGCATCCGCTACACGCCCGAGAAGGGCGGCCCGACCGACGAGGTGCTCGGCTTCGACGAGGACGACGTCCACGAGGCCTTTTCGCGCAGCGACTACGTCGTCCTCGCCTGCCCGCTGAACGACCTCACTCGCGGGCTCGTCGACGAGGACGCGCTGGCTACGCTGCCGCCGAACGCCGTGCTCGTCAACGCGGCCCGCGGCGGCATCGTCGACACCGACGCGCTCGTCGAGGCGCTGCAGTTCGAGGGAATCCGCGGGGCGGCGCTGGACGTCACCGATCCCGAACCGCTCCCGAGCGATCACGAGCTCTGGGACCTCGAGAACTGCTTGCTCACCCCCCACACCGGCGGTCACACGCCGAAACACTGGGACCGATTGGCCGACATCGTCGCGACGAACGTGGCTGCGCTCGAGGACGGGGAGGGAGACGCGCTCGAGAACGTCGTCTACAGCCCGGAGTGA
- a CDS encoding amidohydrolase codes for MSEPIRDRLVSLRRSLHRHPEPAWREFYTTTRLVEEIRAIGVDELAVGPDAYDPADRMAVPDDDELEPWIDRARERGADEALLERMTGGNTGAVAVLERGDGPAVGLRVDIDGLFIEESTDPKHHPADEGFRSDIDGTMHACGHDAHMTWGLAVLEAIKESDFAGRLVVFFQPAEETGGGGCPMAKSEFADDLDYLLAIHVGLDHPTGEVVAGIEKPLAMCHVDATIEGTSAHAGKAPNEGANAMHAMGAAIVNAYGIPRHSDGMTRVNIGKAEAGTASNVIAEEAHMAAEARGETTAVMEYMERRLERTIKSAAKMHDCRAEVDVVSKSPRADSDPELQALVSEIASEVRGIDHVLPAADFGASEDATFLMERVQDEGGLATYMIVGTDHPTSHHTPTFDVDEASLQHGVDVLVGTIRELERRHPVPRVDDEATVEHGESGVLGESGALGEDDG; via the coding sequence ATGAGCGAGCCAATCCGGGATCGCCTCGTCTCTCTCAGACGGAGCCTGCATCGCCACCCCGAGCCCGCGTGGCGCGAGTTCTACACCACGACGCGACTCGTCGAGGAGATCCGGGCCATCGGCGTCGACGAACTGGCCGTCGGCCCCGACGCCTACGACCCTGCGGATCGGATGGCCGTCCCCGACGACGACGAACTCGAGCCGTGGATCGATCGCGCCCGCGAACGCGGCGCGGACGAGGCGCTCCTCGAGCGAATGACCGGCGGCAACACCGGCGCCGTCGCCGTCCTCGAGCGGGGCGACGGCCCCGCGGTCGGCCTGCGGGTCGACATCGACGGGCTGTTCATCGAAGAATCGACCGATCCGAAGCACCATCCAGCGGACGAGGGTTTTCGCTCGGATATCGACGGCACGATGCACGCCTGTGGCCACGACGCCCACATGACGTGGGGGCTAGCCGTCCTCGAGGCGATCAAAGAGAGCGACTTCGCGGGGCGGCTGGTCGTCTTCTTCCAGCCGGCCGAGGAGACCGGCGGCGGCGGCTGTCCAATGGCGAAAAGCGAGTTCGCGGACGACCTGGACTACCTGCTCGCAATCCACGTCGGACTCGATCACCCCACGGGCGAGGTCGTGGCAGGGATCGAGAAGCCGCTGGCGATGTGCCACGTCGACGCGACGATCGAGGGGACCTCGGCCCACGCGGGCAAGGCCCCGAACGAGGGAGCCAACGCCATGCACGCGATGGGGGCCGCGATCGTGAACGCCTACGGCATCCCCCGGCACAGCGACGGCATGACTCGAGTGAATATCGGCAAGGCCGAGGCGGGCACCGCGAGCAACGTCATCGCCGAGGAGGCCCACATGGCGGCCGAGGCGCGCGGCGAGACGACCGCGGTGATGGAATACATGGAACGGCGACTCGAGCGCACGATCAAGTCGGCGGCGAAGATGCACGACTGCCGAGCCGAGGTCGACGTTGTCAGCAAGTCGCCGCGGGCGGACAGCGACCCCGAACTGCAGGCCCTAGTCAGCGAAATCGCGAGCGAGGTTCGGGGGATCGACCACGTGCTACCGGCCGCCGACTTCGGCGCGAGCGAGGACGCGACCTTCCTGATGGAGCGGGTCCAGGACGAGGGCGGGCTGGCAACCTACATGATCGTCGGCACCGATCACCCGACGAGCCACCACACGCCGACGTTCGACGTCGACGAAGCGAGTTTGCAACACGGCGTCGACGTACTGGTCGGGACGATCCGGGAGCTCGAGCGGCGGCATCCGGTTCCGCGTGTCGATGACGAGGCGACCGTAGAGCACGGGGAAAGCGGGGTACTCGGGGAGAGCGGGGCACTTGGCGAGGACGACGGATGA
- the ilvA gene encoding threonine ammonia-lyase, with protein sequence MSRDRDAVDALVTREDIEAARDRIADVVHRTPLDTSRTFAELSGADSIGLKLENAQRTGSFKIRGAYNEISQLSAAEREAGVISSSAGNHAQGVALAGDLLDIDTTIVVPEVTPAAKIEATRGYGAEVVVEGDIYERSYEYATERAAETGETFVHPFDDEAIVAGQGTIGLELLEQYPDPDTVLVAIGGGGLISGIGTVLKAHDPDIRVIGVQPEGAAHAKPSLEAGEIRELADVDTVAEGIADTRMLETTFAIAREVVDDVVTVDDTEIAAAVALLAERAKTVAEGAGAAPLAAALSDDLTLEDERVAVVISGGNVDLTEHAELTRAGLHELERYVETRLELDGWPTTVGTVTETVAAEGAELDALERARRTAVDDPNRVPVTVGLEGSGPDHLTDVLEALDALEAVSVVERSLE encoded by the coding sequence ATGAGCAGGGATCGCGACGCTGTGGATGCGCTCGTTACCCGCGAAGACATAGAGGCTGCACGAGATCGAATCGCCGACGTCGTCCACCGCACGCCGCTCGACACTTCCCGGACCTTCGCCGAACTGAGCGGAGCCGACTCGATCGGGCTGAAACTCGAGAACGCCCAGCGGACGGGCTCGTTCAAGATCCGCGGCGCGTACAACGAGATAAGCCAGCTCTCCGCGGCGGAGCGCGAGGCCGGGGTCATCTCCTCGAGCGCGGGCAATCACGCACAGGGGGTCGCTCTGGCCGGCGACCTGCTCGATATCGACACGACGATCGTGGTCCCGGAGGTCACGCCCGCGGCGAAGATCGAAGCCACCCGCGGCTACGGCGCCGAGGTCGTCGTCGAGGGCGACATCTACGAGCGCTCCTACGAGTACGCCACGGAGCGCGCCGCCGAAACCGGCGAGACGTTCGTCCACCCGTTCGACGACGAGGCGATCGTCGCCGGCCAAGGGACGATCGGCCTCGAATTGCTCGAGCAGTACCCCGATCCCGACACCGTTCTCGTCGCGATCGGTGGTGGCGGATTGATCTCGGGGATCGGGACGGTCCTGAAGGCCCACGATCCCGATATCCGCGTAATAGGCGTCCAGCCCGAGGGGGCGGCCCACGCGAAACCGTCGCTCGAGGCGGGGGAGATCCGCGAACTCGCGGACGTCGACACGGTCGCTGAGGGGATCGCCGACACACGGATGCTCGAGACCACCTTCGCGATCGCCCGCGAGGTCGTCGACGACGTCGTGACGGTCGACGATACGGAGATCGCCGCCGCGGTCGCGCTGCTCGCCGAGCGCGCAAAGACGGTGGCGGAGGGCGCCGGCGCCGCCCCGCTGGCAGCCGCGCTGTCCGATGATCTGACTCTCGAGGACGAGCGCGTCGCCGTCGTGATCTCCGGCGGGAACGTCGACCTCACCGAGCACGCCGAACTGACGCGAGCGGGTCTACACGAACTCGAACGCTACGTCGAGACCCGACTCGAACTCGACGGCTGGCCGACGACCGTTGGGACGGTCACGGAGACCGTGGCGGCCGAGGGCGCGGAACTGGACGCCCTCGAGCGCGCCCGGCGCACCGCGGTCGACGATCCGAACCGGGTGCCGGTCACCGTCGGCCTCGAGGGGAGCGGCCCCGACCATCTCACGGACGTGCTCGAGGCCCTGGACGCCCTCGAGGCGGTGTCGGTCGTGGAGCGCTCGCTCGAGTAA
- a CDS encoding class-III pyridoxal-phosphate-dependent aminotransferase, with protein MDRDTAEPDVGAFPGPNAKRWVEFHQSNSAPSEYSHEFVWDVTREADGPFVTDVDGNVLLDFTCHIGAAPLGYNNEKLTEKLAEFDLVEPMKIAGQDMYFGAGPTPEESSVPGSSHLMDKLTEVSSQYGMDTVFLSNSGAEAMENAMKITSDYRAPAKYGVAFAGSFHGRTLGTLSITKSKEVYTRHYPQISGVETVPFCDDRGCDGPGDTCDCGFFAGGRSQLRSMLAPEGGHIDPDEIAFLTLEPIQGVGGYRFPSEAFMREVAAVTDEYDIPLVVDEIQSGVGRTGEIWASDHYPIEPDVIASAKALRVGATISRSEIFPDQKNRLGSTFGGGDILGAMMGTFTLEAIQEHDLLENALERGRQAKELLRDDAPDYVEDVRGKGLMLAVEFDTPERRTAVVEAALERGLLTLGCGKKTIRLLPPLDSTAREIEFGVGIFLEAIEAVGPSAKVA; from the coding sequence ATGGATAGGGACACAGCCGAACCGGACGTGGGCGCCTTTCCCGGCCCCAACGCGAAGCGGTGGGTCGAGTTCCACCAGTCGAACTCGGCGCCCAGCGAGTACTCCCACGAGTTCGTCTGGGACGTCACCCGCGAGGCCGACGGCCCGTTCGTCACCGACGTCGACGGAAACGTCTTGCTGGATTTTACCTGTCACATCGGTGCGGCGCCGCTCGGCTACAACAACGAGAAACTCACCGAGAAACTCGCCGAGTTCGACCTCGTCGAGCCGATGAAGATCGCCGGCCAGGACATGTACTTCGGCGCCGGCCCGACGCCCGAGGAGTCGTCGGTACCGGGCTCGAGTCACCTCATGGACAAACTCACGGAGGTCTCGAGCCAGTACGGGATGGACACGGTTTTCCTCTCGAACTCCGGCGCGGAGGCCATGGAGAACGCGATGAAGATCACCAGCGACTACCGGGCGCCCGCGAAGTACGGCGTCGCCTTCGCGGGGAGTTTCCACGGCCGCACCCTGGGAACGCTATCGATCACGAAGTCCAAAGAGGTCTACACGCGCCACTATCCCCAGATAAGCGGCGTCGAGACCGTACCGTTCTGTGACGATCGAGGCTGCGACGGACCAGGCGACACCTGCGACTGCGGGTTCTTCGCCGGCGGGCGGTCCCAGCTCCGATCGATGCTCGCGCCCGAAGGCGGCCACATCGATCCCGACGAGATCGCCTTCCTCACCCTCGAGCCGATCCAGGGCGTCGGCGGCTACCGGTTCCCCAGCGAGGCGTTCATGCGCGAGGTCGCCGCCGTCACCGACGAGTACGACATCCCGCTGGTCGTCGACGAGATCCAGTCGGGCGTCGGCCGCACCGGCGAGATCTGGGCCTCGGACCACTACCCGATCGAGCCCGACGTCATCGCCAGCGCCAAGGCCCTTCGCGTCGGCGCGACGATCTCCCGGTCGGAGATATTCCCCGACCAGAAGAACCGGCTCGGCTCCACCTTCGGCGGCGGCGATATCCTCGGCGCGATGATGGGGACGTTCACGCTCGAGGCGATCCAGGAACACGACCTGCTCGAGAACGCTCTCGAGCGCGGTCGGCAGGCAAAGGAACTCCTGCGCGACGACGCGCCCGACTACGTCGAGGACGTCCGCGGTAAGGGGCTGATGCTGGCCGTCGAGTTCGACACCCCCGAGCGACGCACCGCCGTGGTCGAGGCGGCGCTCGAGCGCGGACTCCTCACGCTCGGCTGTGGCAAGAAGACGATTCGGCTGCTCCCGCCGCTTGACTCGACGGCGCGCGAGATCGAGTTCGGGGTCGGCATCTTCCTCGAGGCCATCGAGGCGGTCGGACCGAGTGCGAAGGTGGCCTGA
- a CDS encoding BCCT family transporter — protein MSDAEKGAVDTFLEEIDPIVFAFGALLTVGVIAAFFINQSAVTEAINTTYGWVVEYLNWALLVIVFLIVLFLLFLIVGPWGKIKMGDSDPEYSFLSYFAMLYSAGFAAGVVFWGPTEALFYYDNPSPLFDVQGGTAEAVPIAIQQTLFHWALPQLAVFTIMGLAIAYFAYNYEDVPLRVSSALTPILGKENLDGPAAKVVDILAVFATIGGVATSLGFIGSQFIAGLSYQWGIDLGNVGILLVVTTMTLLFTISMVLGVDRGIRRLSNFNMILFVALMLATFILGPTLFLLLLGSQAIGGMIADFTSMSLYTGTGSDGGTGWMNSWTVFYWAWALSWSPFAGLFIARISKGRTVREVAFTGIGATSAATIPWFTFIGGTALQYHHTGTADFSNVIANNTPEISGFILFEAFPFGTVFMIAFMILVTTFFITSADSSTLAVSMMTTGGKASPSNINRIFWGVVLGMTAAILMIIGGEGGTTALQNAVIITGAPFAFVCFLAMCSLIKDFASSHGRVLLQDETVLVGSSKTTEPESPPAGPGGPVESDDD, from the coding sequence ATGAGTGACGCGGAAAAGGGGGCGGTCGACACCTTCCTCGAGGAGATCGATCCGATCGTGTTCGCGTTCGGCGCGCTGTTGACCGTCGGCGTGATCGCGGCGTTTTTCATCAATCAGAGCGCCGTCACGGAGGCGATCAACACGACCTACGGCTGGGTTGTCGAATACCTGAACTGGGCGCTGCTAGTGATCGTGTTCCTGATCGTCCTCTTCCTGTTGTTCCTGATCGTCGGGCCGTGGGGGAAGATCAAGATGGGGGATTCGGATCCGGAGTACAGCTTCTTGTCGTACTTCGCGATGCTGTACTCTGCCGGGTTCGCCGCCGGCGTCGTCTTCTGGGGCCCGACGGAGGCGCTTTTCTACTACGATAATCCCTCCCCGCTGTTCGATGTCCAGGGAGGCACGGCCGAGGCGGTCCCGATCGCGATCCAGCAGACGCTGTTCCACTGGGCGCTACCCCAACTGGCGGTGTTCACGATCATGGGGCTCGCTATCGCCTACTTCGCGTACAACTACGAGGACGTCCCGTTACGGGTCTCCTCGGCGCTGACGCCGATTCTCGGAAAGGAGAACCTGGACGGCCCCGCCGCGAAGGTCGTCGACATCCTGGCCGTCTTCGCGACGATCGGCGGCGTGGCGACGTCGCTCGGCTTCATCGGGAGCCAGTTCATCGCCGGCCTCAGCTACCAATGGGGGATCGACCTCGGAAACGTCGGCATCCTCCTCGTGGTGACCACGATGACGCTGTTGTTTACCATCTCGATGGTCCTCGGCGTCGATCGGGGGATCCGACGGCTCTCGAACTTCAACATGATCCTGTTCGTCGCGCTCATGCTCGCGACGTTCATCCTCGGCCCGACGCTGTTCTTGCTTCTGCTCGGCTCGCAGGCGATCGGCGGCATGATCGCCGACTTCACGTCCATGAGTCTGTACACCGGCACCGGTTCCGACGGCGGGACGGGATGGATGAACTCGTGGACCGTCTTCTACTGGGCGTGGGCCCTCTCGTGGTCCCCGTTCGCCGGCCTCTTCATCGCCCGCATCTCGAAGGGACGGACCGTCCGCGAAGTCGCGTTTACGGGAATCGGGGCGACCTCAGCCGCGACCATCCCCTGGTTCACGTTCATCGGCGGTACCGCGCTGCAGTACCACCACACCGGAACGGCCGACTTCAGCAACGTGATCGCTAACAACACGCCGGAGATCTCGGGCTTCATTCTCTTCGAGGCGTTCCCATTTGGAACCGTGTTCATGATCGCCTTCATGATCCTCGTGACGACGTTTTTCATCACGTCTGCCGACTCGTCGACACTCGCCGTCTCGATGATGACGACCGGCGGGAAGGCGAGTCCCTCGAACATCAACCGAATCTTCTGGGGGGTCGTCCTCGGTATGACCGCGGCGATCCTCATGATCATCGGCGGCGAGGGCGGAACGACCGCGCTCCAGAACGCGGTCATCATCACCGGCGCCCCGTTCGCGTTCGTCTGCTTCCTCGCGATGTGCTCGCTGATCAAGGACTTCGCCTCGAGCCACGGCCGGGTGTTACTGCAGGACGAGACCGTCCTTGTCGGCTCGAGCAAGACGACCGAACCCGAGTCACCACCGGCCGGACCCGGCGGCCCCGTCGAATCGGACGACGACTGA